The DNA window AGGACGACTCGGCCGAGACCGAGTCGCGCATCTCCTACCTCGACGGGTCGGACGGCGCCGCCGTGCAGACCGAGCGCCGCGTCATCCCGCGCATCATGACGGCCGCGACCTCGGGGATGGTCGTCGTCACCATCGCGCTCACCGTCTTCGCCGGCCCGCTCTACGCGGTGTGCGAGCGCATCGGCGCCTCCCTGCTCGACCCCGTCTCGCTCGTGCAGCTCGAGAAGGAGGCCGGCCGGTGACGCCGCAGGTCTCCGGGGCCCGCCTGCTGTGGCGCCAGCTCCCGTTCCTCCTCTGGCTCGTCGCCCTGTGGATGCTGCTCTGGGGCCAGTTCACGATCGTCGCCCTCCTCACGGGCCTCGTCGTGGCGGTCTTCGTGACCCGCGTGTTCCGGCTGCCGCCCGTGGAGCTCTCGGGCCGGGTGAACCTCTGGTACGGCCTGGTGTTCGTGCTGTCGTTCCTGTGGGCGCTCGTGCGCGGGTCGCTGACGGTCGCCTGGCAGGTGCTGAATCCCAGGGCCTACCCCGGCACCGCCATCATCGCCGTGCCGCTGCAGACCGACGACGACCTGATCATGGCGCACGTCGCCGTGACGGCGTCGCTGATTCCCGGGTCGCTGATCGTCGAGAGCGACCGCGACCGGCGCATCCTGTACCTGCACGTCATCGGCGTGAAGGACAGGGAGGCCGTCGAGGAGCAGCGCCGCAGCGTGCGCCGCTGGGAGAGCCGCATCGTGCTCGCCGTCGGGTCGAAAGCCCAGGTCGAGCAGCTCGAGAAGGATCCGCAGCTGCATCGTCCGGCGGGGGGAGCGTCGTGAACATCCTGCTCGTGATCGTCTACGTCGTCTTCGCGGTGGCGGCGCTGCTGACCCTGTGGCGGATCGTCCGCGGTCCGTCGATCCTCGACCGTGCGGTGGCCTCCGACGTGCTGC is part of the Microbacterium lemovicicum genome and encodes:
- a CDS encoding Na+/H+ antiporter subunit E, which translates into the protein MTPQVSGARLLWRQLPFLLWLVALWMLLWGQFTIVALLTGLVVAVFVTRVFRLPPVELSGRVNLWYGLVFVLSFLWALVRGSLTVAWQVLNPRAYPGTAIIAVPLQTDDDLIMAHVAVTASLIPGSLIVESDRDRRILYLHVIGVKDREAVEEQRRSVRRWESRIVLAVGSKAQVEQLEKDPQLHRPAGGAS